A window of the Eubacterium sp. 1001713B170207_170306_E7 genome harbors these coding sequences:
- a CDS encoding EAL domain-containing protein: protein MNDRGLKSKLWRPILAALLLILMIVIIAYVYTSYLDRFLESETQTTLKELSEQSATAIQNRLRGDFNTLEAIATYIGSDAPDNILAALPVLEQENNHNAFKRMGIITPDGVAHTTDGYDEDFSDRDYFYEALAGETVVSGILTDKFGGEPITVYAAPIRSGDDVIGVLFATNAISHYSDVLSVTSFDGRGYSYIINDSGDIIIRSSHPESNQNIQSITTLSYKNTAMRSQVLEALQSRKTCVAEYTHNGEPYYFSIAPVDTNNWNVLIVAPKSVVSEKSSQIIQSTLLTWAVILFFFAALIVYIEIHQRKSRRELQRMAYTDTITGFSNFNKFIVDSERWLNGKEHLQYAIVSFDIDKFKAINDLYGFKSGNQLLAAMSEILNRHLTDRETFCRVASDDFALLLRYNTPEALTGRLRILREQLACQELDIPFTLSFGVYLVQEDHLSVNHMYDRADMARKSIKDANGNGIAFFDTVMRNQILRERKIENQMETALETGQFKVYLQPKYSLETLQPVGAEALVRWLHPEKGLIPPAEFIPLFEKNNFVIKLDFFMFESICKQQRSWMDQGLRPLLISVNFSRKHLSHSDFAERLMAIVEKYGVPPDCLELEVTESAVFDNIGMLASVFKALNDFGFKISIDDFGTGYSSLNLLRELPVDVLKMDREFFNETTLSRRGEKVVESVIQMAHSLDIKVVAEGVETQEQIDFLKKIGCDIIQGYYFARPMPIEAFAHLVYRQQ, encoded by the coding sequence ATGAATGACCGTGGGTTAAAATCAAAATTATGGCGGCCGATTCTCGCTGCCTTGCTGCTTATATTGATGATCGTCATCATCGCTTATGTTTACACCTCCTATCTGGACCGCTTTTTGGAGTCAGAGACTCAGACGACGTTAAAGGAGCTGTCCGAGCAGTCTGCCACCGCCATACAAAACCGGCTGAGAGGGGACTTTAACACACTGGAGGCCATTGCCACCTACATTGGCAGTGACGCGCCGGATAATATTCTGGCGGCGCTTCCTGTTTTGGAGCAGGAAAACAATCATAACGCGTTTAAACGCATGGGTATCATTACCCCCGACGGCGTTGCCCATACGACTGATGGTTATGATGAGGATTTTTCCGACCGGGATTATTTTTATGAAGCCCTGGCCGGCGAAACCGTTGTTTCCGGTATTCTGACAGACAAATTCGGCGGAGAGCCCATTACGGTGTACGCTGCCCCGATCCGCTCCGGCGACGATGTGATCGGCGTTCTTTTCGCGACCAATGCCATCAGCCATTACAGCGATGTCCTTTCGGTCACAAGCTTTGACGGCAGGGGCTATTCCTATATTATCAACGACAGCGGAGACATCATCATACGTTCCAGTCATCCTGAAAGCAACCAGAATATCCAGAGTATCACAACGCTCAGCTACAAAAACACCGCAATGCGCAGCCAGGTACTGGAGGCGCTGCAGTCCCGCAAAACCTGTGTTGCAGAATACACGCATAATGGTGAGCCCTACTACTTCAGCATTGCTCCGGTGGACACGAACAACTGGAATGTATTGATTGTGGCGCCCAAAAGCGTCGTCTCAGAAAAATCCAGCCAGATTATTCAATCCACCCTTTTGACCTGGGCCGTTATTCTGTTTTTCTTTGCCGCCCTGATCGTGTATATCGAAATCCACCAGAGAAAGAGCCGCCGAGAATTGCAGCGCATGGCCTACACCGACACCATTACTGGCTTTTCCAATTTTAACAAGTTCATTGTGGACAGTGAACGCTGGCTAAACGGTAAGGAGCACCTGCAATACGCAATTGTCAGCTTCGACATTGACAAATTCAAGGCAATAAATGACCTCTATGGCTTCAAAAGCGGTAACCAGCTGCTGGCCGCCATGTCGGAGATCCTCAACCGCCATTTAACGGACCGGGAAACCTTTTGCCGCGTCGCCTCAGATGATTTTGCCCTTTTGCTCCGTTACAATACCCCCGAGGCCTTAACCGGACGGCTGAGGATTCTGAGAGAGCAGCTGGCCTGTCAGGAGCTTGACATTCCTTTTACCCTGTCCTTTGGCGTTTATCTGGTTCAGGAGGATCACCTGAGTGTCAACCACATGTATGACCGTGCAGATATGGCCCGCAAGTCCATTAAAGACGCCAACGGCAACGGCATCGCCTTTTTTGACACCGTCATGCGCAATCAGATTCTCCGGGAAAGAAAAATTGAAAACCAGATGGAGACCGCGCTGGAGACAGGGCAGTTCAAAGTCTACCTGCAGCCAAAGTATTCCCTTGAAACCCTGCAGCCTGTTGGCGCCGAGGCACTGGTCCGCTGGCTTCATCCGGAAAAAGGACTCATACCGCCGGCTGAGTTTATCCCCCTGTTTGAAAAGAACAACTTTGTCATAAAGCTGGATTTCTTTATGTTTGAATCCATCTGTAAACAACAGCGCAGCTGGATGGATCAGGGCTTGAGACCGCTTTTGATATCCGTCAATTTCTCCCGAAAGCATCTGAGCCATTCGGATTTTGCAGAGCGGCTCATGGCCATCGTGGAAAAATACGGGGTGCCGCCCGACTGTCTGGAGCTCGAGGTAACCGAGAGCGCTGTCTTTGACAATATCGGCATGCTGGCCTCTGTTTTCAAGGCCCTGAATGATTTTGGATTTAAAATCTCGATCGATGATTTCGGAACAGGCTATTCCTCATTAAACCTGCTGAGGGAGCTGCCTGTGGATGTCTTGAAAATGGACAGGGAATTTTTCAACGAGACAACCCTGTCACGCCGCGGAGAAAAGGTGGTGGAAAGCGTTATTCAAATGGCCCACTCGCTGGATATCAAGGTGGTGGCCGAGGGCGTGGAAACGCAGGAACAGATCGACTTCCTGAAAAAAATCGGCTGTGATATTATTCAGGGGTATTATTTCGCGAGGCCCATGCCCATCGAAGCATTTGCACATTTAGTTTACAGACAGCAATAA
- the dprA gene encoding DNA-processing protein DprA → MEKDLFWIWLMSLTELGNQRKRRLLDFFGTPENIYNADEHSLMASGAVKEKDCKYIRSQQHLYLATKAKGFMARHGIDLITVQDSLYPVRLKNIYDPPVGLFAKGRLDLLDRPMYLGIVGSRKASPAGLKQTRKLAETFSDMGITIVSGLAEGVDGESHLGSCERVGSTIAVMGTGINVCYPEKHKALYKKIVRSGLILTEFFMDEQPLKFHFPRRNRIISGLSDGLLVVEAREKSGALITADFALEQGKNVYAVPGDITRYQSAGSNQLIKEGAKVVTGPEDVLEDYVDKLPEDMERFHNPISLEHAAEGLEDPEQKKILNYIAEGYTTVDELVSVSGMGIQAVNGALSMLELDDRVKVEYGKVYIL, encoded by the coding sequence ATGGAAAAGGATTTGTTCTGGATATGGCTGATGTCGCTGACCGAGCTTGGCAACCAGCGCAAGCGGAGACTGCTGGATTTTTTTGGGACACCCGAAAATATCTATAACGCCGATGAGCACAGCCTGATGGCCTCTGGCGCTGTTAAGGAAAAGGACTGTAAATACATCCGCAGCCAGCAGCACCTTTACCTGGCCACAAAAGCCAAGGGCTTTATGGCACGCCATGGAATTGATCTGATTACGGTCCAAGACAGCCTCTACCCAGTGAGGCTTAAAAATATTTACGATCCGCCAGTCGGCCTGTTTGCAAAGGGAAGGCTTGATCTGCTGGACCGGCCCATGTACCTGGGGATTGTAGGCTCCCGAAAAGCTTCGCCGGCAGGCCTTAAACAGACGCGTAAGCTGGCCGAAACCTTTTCGGATATGGGGATCACCATCGTCAGCGGCCTGGCAGAGGGGGTAGACGGAGAAAGCCACCTGGGCAGCTGCGAGCGCGTGGGCTCTACCATTGCGGTCATGGGGACCGGCATCAACGTCTGTTATCCTGAAAAGCATAAGGCACTGTATAAAAAAATTGTCCGCAGCGGGTTGATCTTAACAGAATTTTTTATGGATGAGCAGCCTCTGAAATTTCATTTTCCAAGAAGAAACCGGATTATCAGCGGTCTGAGCGACGGCCTGCTGGTGGTTGAGGCCCGGGAAAAGAGCGGCGCCCTGATAACGGCCGACTTTGCTTTGGAGCAGGGAAAAAATGTCTACGCTGTACCGGGCGATATTACACGCTATCAGAGCGCTGGCAGTAATCAGCTTATTAAAGAGGGCGCAAAGGTGGTGACAGGACCAGAGGATGTGCTGGAGGATTACGTGGACAAGCTGCCAGAGGACATGGAGCGCTTCCATAATCCCATTAGTCTGGAGCACGCCGCTGAGGGCCTGGAGGATCCGGAACAAAAGAAAATACTGAATTATATTGCCGAAGGCTACACGACAGTGGACGAGCTGGTGTCAGTGTCTGGAATGGGGATTCAGGCCGTCAACGGGGCCCTTTCCATGCTGGAGCTTGACGACCGTGTTAAAGTAGAATATGGAAAGGTATATATTCTTTAG